CTCTACCTCGTCAAATTTTTTACTATTATACCATACTTTGGCAACCAATAGGAAAGGAAAACCCCAGTCAACACCTAGGCAATCTTCTCTTGTAACTAGATTGAATGTTTTTACCGTGAGAAAACTTGCTAATACTCATTGAAATTCAAAAATAATCAACTTATCCACCATTTATAACCGTAAAAAATAGAAATTGGTTGCGTTGACAAAGGTAGGATAGCGATTGTGGCAGGTTGGAAATAAGGCTAGCAAAGAATAGTTTGCTAGCCTCTTTAAATAGAATGATCAGTTTTGATACTTTTTGCCCAGCCTCATAACATAAATTTTGAAATCGTAGACTCAACATTTAGCAATGAAACTCCGAAGGCTTCAACAGTCCAGTGGCCTGTTGAAGCTTTAAAATAAAGATGATGACATCATCCAACATTGCCTCTGCACTATAGTGGATCGAGAAAGGAATAGGACAAAGCAAGGTGCTACAGATAGAACTGGCGTTCATCAAAGCGACTTAACGATGTCCTAACCTTTATTCAATTCACTATATCTAATAAAGTAGCGAAAAAGGCTAATATTGATAGGAATAGAGTATAAGCTCTACCAACCATAGAAAAAATGAGAAGCTAGACAAAACTAACTTCGCCTTTTTACAAATCAAAATCTTCTTCTAGCTTCGCAATCATTTCCCGCAACAAGCCCTTATTGGCATCAAACTTGACCGTCTTGTCAGCCGTGTTAAAGAGCAAGAGCTTGGCATTGATGAGTTTTTGGGTGTGAAAGGACACTGCCGCTCCTGTAATGCTCAACTGCTCCGCAATGTCCTTACTCTTAGCATGCGGTTTGGTCAATGCCACCATAACCTTGTAGCGCGTTTCATCACTCATCACCTTTAAGGTCGTCGCCAGCACATCCTCATCAATAGCCTGCTTGATAAGAAGCAATTTATCGATATCCACCGATGCACACAAGATGATGGGGTAAGTATGATAGTGATGATTGCAGATATAGGAAAAATGCATCAACCACGGGCTTAGGACAAAAAACGGTAAGCTATCATAGCCTAAATCTTCGACACCACTTGTTTTATACAAACCATCTTCACCATAGATTTCCTCGTAGGAAAAGACCATCGCAAATGCCTCTCTCTGCTGCTGAAACGACTCATAATAAGGGCGATACAAGGACGCTACTTCTGCCACCAAAGCTAATTGCTCACGGACTGTCTCCAAGGGCTTACGAATCGCCTGAAACCATTTCCACTTGTCCTCAGCCTTCAAATCAGTCTGCTCTAACATCTCCAGCAAATCTGCCTCTGGATTGTTCTCCCCTCGATTAATCGCTATCAAGGCAAAGCGAATCGCCCGCTCCACCGTTTCTTGGGAAGCAGTAGCTAGTAAGTGGCAGGTTTCTTCCAATGTTGCCGGATCCTTTCCTGCTTCTAACAATTCAAAATACAGATAATGGAGAAAACTAAAATTGGCCCCAAACAAGTAAA
Above is a window of Streptococcus sp. zg-86 DNA encoding:
- a CDS encoding winged helix-turn-helix transcriptional regulator, which produces MELLYSKHRSEIVEFLMAPFYVQKDQIGESEERSQKEKEILKEALLVEQQLQSVFESMSERLSVYLFGANFSFLHYLYFELLEAGKDPATLEETCHLLATASQETVERAIRFALIAINRGENNPEADLLEMLEQTDLKAEDKWKWFQAIRKPLETVREQLALVAEVASLYRPYYESFQQQREAFAMVFSYEEIYGEDGLYKTSGVEDLGYDSLPFFVLSPWLMHFSYICNHHYHTYPIILCASVDIDKLLLIKQAIDEDVLATTLKVMSDETRYKVMVALTKPHAKSKDIAEQLSITGAAVSFHTQKLINAKLLLFNTADKTVKFDANKGLLREMIAKLEEDFDL